In the Synergistaceae bacterium DZ-S4 genome, CTTTTTTGTCTCAAATAATAACAAGCCTGATTCTCGTCTATTTGAATCAAAACGGCAAAAATCAGGCATTGCAATTAGGCGCTATTTGATCCTATTGATCCTATCGCTGTTTTTCAGCAACGACTATAGTAATTATACCTTTGAGACCTTCCATATAAGCGTGGGGCCATATCTTTCTCCGGCATATCCGACGCAGTTAAAACGAAAACCGAACCTGGTAAAGGGCCTCGCGTCCAAGACCAGCTCCTCCGGCGACATTGAATCGTATTGGCCCCCGTAAGACCAGTATTTTCTTACTGACCTGTACCCTGAGCCCGATCCGTCGGTTACAATAAATCCGCCTTCAGACATCATTGAACATATTGCGGCAAGATTCTCTGATTTGAACCACATATTTCCGCTGCCGCCTTCGCCCATGCTGTCGCCCCGATAGAAAAAAACGCCCAGTGGGGAGATCTCCTTTTCGGTCCGAAAAGCGGAATAACCGTATCCTCTGCGCCGCCGTACCGTTATCTGCCTGCCTGTCGGTCTGTGAAGATATTTTTCTGTTACGAGGCATGGTTCAATATTCGGATCCATCCACTTCCAGGACACGGGCCCCCTTATGTCTTTTCCCAAAAAGACGTATTCATCTATGCCGTCAAGTACAGGGGGCTGTCTGTCAGCGGCTCTGTCGTATTTCTCCTCACTGAACCTGGTGTCCTGATGCCCGGGTGAAAAATAGCCCCTGTCAACGAACCAGAAGTCGTCAATGTAATCTGAGAACAGAGCGATGGGGGACATCAGGTCCATTCCGCTGCACGGATAAAAGAGAGTCTTACCTCTTACGGATTTGAAGACTGACTTGTCCGGAATGAAGAATTTATCTAGGTTCAACTGGCTTGCGTTCTTCTCCGCTATGCTTTTCATTGTTTGCCCTCCTTAATATTTTTTTGCACACAAACTTACAGTGTTTCGTCATTAAGCCGGTCGATCAGCCACTGGACCTGGGAGTACCAAATTCTATCTTCGGGATTTTCGGGCATAGTTTTTTTAGGTGTTGATGCCGGTATTTTTTCGGGATCTTTCTCGTACTCGGTCCATTTTTTCGACAGTGACCGAAAATCGTAATGGACGACTTTAGGGTGAATAGTGTCTGAAGAACTGTGCGGATGAGCCCCGGCAAATTTTGCCCTCCTGTCGTCGATCATTTTTATTGCGGGGAGGACTTTTTTAAAAAAATTGTCTTCGGCGTCATCCCTGTACCTTTTGCAGGATGTGCAAAATCCATGGTATTTGTTGTTCCCGGTAAGCGGACTCCCTCCCCAGCCAAAGATCCTCACGTCACCGCCGCAGAAGGGGCACTTGGTGGTCCATTCGCCGTTGTTCCAAAGCGTAAGGAGCATTCCCAGCGTAAGAGAGCCGCCGTTTATATAAGCGAGCGACAGCCCTGCAAAATAGAGTCGTGTTTCAAAGAGTGCCTCGTCATTTATTATTCTCTCCCTGTTTTCCCATATAAGCCCGTAATTCTCAATGAACAGTATTCTTTCTTCCTGCCCGGGATTTCCTCCGATCCGCCTCGTGCGGGCAAGAGCATCATTTTCAGGGACGGTCTCTTCGGAAATACGATCAGGAATTGCTTCATTGCTGTCTGACGTGACCGGGGCTGTTTCCCCGAAACCATTGCTGCTTCCCTCTGAAGGGGTTGCTTCGTTGGAAAAATATGCATTGAATTTGACTGCTGACATGGATATCGACTCCCTCTCTGTTTGATTTGATCAAAATACATGGACAATCAAAATGCATGGACTTGCTGAATAACAAAATACAGGCTTAAAAAGAGGGATATGATGAACAAAAAAGCGGCCTCCCTTATAAGAGAGGCCGCAAATGTTTCTTCGCCGCAGATAACCAAATCAGCGCGGATAGTCTCTCATCATTCCCGTTTAGGGATGGTTTTGGCACCTTACCGGTAAAGGCAGGTTGCCGTTGCTTCATCGGGCCATTTCCCTCAGCAACTCTTTATGAGTATGTCCATATATTATACAGTTCAAATGGCAAAAAATCTATCAGTTGTTTAGATGGCAGGTTTCATTTCTGCATAAATTGTTTTTACTTACATTTTTATAAAATAATGAAAATGAAGTTGTTATTTAGCCGAATTAAGTTGTTTTCTAGGCTTCCTTCGGATGATTTTACGCCCATATAGAGGCTCTCCCAATGAATCTGCAAAATCGGCTATTGATTTGCTTGCTGATAGGATCGCTTTCATCCTGTCAGATGCATATTGAGGAGTAACGGATCCTTCAACACCATGGACAAGACGATGGCGTAAGGGGTAGGCCGTTTCTTTGAAATACTGCCATTCCGGTACTATCTCATCCAGTCGTTTCCCCGTTAAAGGTTTTACTTCTTTATTCCATGCTTTTTTGTATGCATCAAGTCCGGAACAGTTTGCATTTAACGTCTTGCTTTTGATCTCTTTTGTTGTGCTGGAACCTAAAGCAAGGATCGCCCTCCTGACAGTCCACTCAAAATCAATTGCTGCCAAAATTACCCCTACAAAAGGCTCGTAAGAAGCTATCGTTTTCTGCCTGCTCTCAAGAGTATCATTGACTAAAAACATAACATTACCCCTCCTTTAATATTGATAAAATCTTCTGTTCGTTGCATAGACAATCCGCAAAAATTATTCCATAGAACCAAATGCCTATAATAGATTTTTAAAGCTTACATAGCCTTGAAAAATAGTAAATTTATATTGTTAATAGCATACCAGAAAAAACTCGAAGATCTTCTAAAAGGCACGTCAACGCATAATGCAATTTATTTTTGCGTTGTTAGGAGACCGCGCCTGCCTCCCTCAGAACCTTTGCCACCTCGGTATACCTGTTTCGGAGAGCGAAGTACAGCGGCGTCCTCCCCTCATAATCTTTCATATTTAATTCAGCACCGGCATTTATGAGTGCAATAACGATGTCCAAATGTCCGTTCTCGGAAGCAAAATGTAGCGGTATCTCCCTGTATTTACTTATAGCATTTACGTCAGCGCCTGCATTTATGAGCGCGATCGCAACATCCGTAAGTCCGTTATAGGAAGCTGAATGCAGAGGTGTCCAACCATCATTTCGTTTTGAATTTACGTCAGCGCCTGCATTGATGAGTGCTATGACAATGTCAGTACGTCCAGCAATTGAAGCAGAATGGAGCGGTGTACTCTTATCTTTAGTTTTTGCATTTATGTCAGCGCCGATATTTATGAGTGCGGTCACAATATCCGTATGTCCGTTATTGGAAGCTAAATGCAGAGGTATAATACAGTGATCATCTTTAGCTTTAGCATTTACGTCAGCGCCTGCACCCATGAGCGCAATAACAACGTCCAAATTTCCATTTTTGGAAGCACAAGATAGGGGAGTCCAACCGTAATTATCTTTTGCATTTACGTCAGCACCGGCATTTATCAATCGTCGGACGACTGCCCCTTTTTTGTCATTGGCAGCAGCAAGATGAAGCGGGGTGTTCCCGTCGTTTCTTGGGATGTAACAGAGTGCGCCGCTGTCCAGAAGCAGGAAGATGATTTTCGGTGAAAAATATTTGCAGGCCAAGTGCAGCGGGGTAGAACCAACGTTGCGGTCTGGGTCTTCTTCGATTGTTTTGTTGACGTCAGCCCCATTTTTGATCAGTTCTGCCGTTATCTTCAGGTTGCCCGTTATTATTGCGGCATGAAGGGGTGGGAGGCTCAAATATGCGTATGGGATGCCATCGTCATTTGTTTTTACATACTCAAGCGTTGTGTAGGAAATTTTTGATCTCTCAGACTTCATAAGGGCCTCCATTGCTGCTGCGTCGCCCCTGTCGATGATGCTGAAGATAATGTCACGGGCCCCCTTTTCCTTCCAGCCAAGCCCCCTTATTGTGCTGAACAGTCCCCGTTCGCTTATGCCGCTCATTTGCGGCTCATTTGCAACGGGCTTTTTTGCCTCCTCCTGCCGGGTGGGGGCGTTTGGATCGCTGCCGGCGGGTTTGGCATCCTCATTTATCGCCGGTGCAGTTCCCGCAGGTGTCCCGCATTCCATGCAGAATTTGGCTCCCGCCGGCAGTGCAGCCCCGCACTTCGCGCACACCGGCGTGAGTTCCGATCCGCATTCCATGCAGAATTTGGCTCCCGTCGGCAGGGCAGCCCCGCACTTTCCGCAAATCCTTTCCGTCATCTCAGCAACCTCCTTTTGTTTAATGGCTGTCTTTTGCAGCCCTTTTTCTGAGGCATCCGTGTTTTCTGTTCTTGCCGCTAACGCAGCCGGCTTATGAACCTACCGCGCCTGCACCCCTCAGAACTTTTGCCACCTCGGTACGGTTTTTTCGAAGAGCAATGTCAAGCGGCGTCGACCCCTTATCAGTTTTAGCATTTACATCAGCGCCGGCATTTATGAGCGTGATCACAAGATCCGTATGTCCTTGCTGGGAAGCTATTTGCAGCGGCGTCCACCCGTCATCGTCAGCTGCATTTACATCAGCCCCGGCATTTATGAGCGCAATGGGAACATCCGTATCTCCGTTCTGGGAAGCTAAATGCAGCGGGGTTCCACCCTTTTGCTCTTTTGCATTTACATCAGCGCCGGCATTTATGATTGCGGTGACAATATCAGTATGTCCAGCCAGTGAAGCAGAATGGAGCGGAGTCCAACCGTCATTCTTTTTTGCATTTACATCAGCCCCGGCATTTATGAGTGCGATCGCAACATCCAAATGTCCGTTCTGGGAAGCAGAATGGAGCGGAGTCCAACCGTCATTCTTTTTTACATTTACATCAGCGCCGGCATTTATAAGAAAATTTACAATATCCAGGTGTCCTTTGCCGGATGCAAGATATAACGGCGTAAATCCTGTCTTCCGTTTTGCATTCACATCTGCGCCTGCTTCAACAAGAATTTTTACAATGTCTGTATGGCCGTTAAAAGAGGCATGGTGAAGAGGGGTGCGGTCGTCGTCAAGGTCCTTGGCGTTTACGTCAAATCCCTTCGTTATGAATGCTTTCACAAATTCCATATGTCCGTTTTTTGCCGTTATATGGAGTGGGGTGAGCCCGCTCTTCGTTTTTAGCCCGGTATCGGCGCCCGCCTTTGCCAAAGCCGTAAATATATCCTCATTGCCGTTCTCATAAGCAAAATGGATGGGGGTCCACCCCTCATCGTTCGCTGCATTTACGTCAAATCCCTTTGATATGAGGCCTTCTACAAAATCCAGCAGTCCGCTTTTTGTTACTATGTGAAGCGGGGTGAGCCCGCTCTTCGTTTTCAGCCCGGTATCGGCGCCCGCTTTTGCCAGAGCTATAAATATATCCTGATTGCCGTTGGCATAAGCAAAATGGATGGGCCTCCAACCGTCATTGTCAGCTGCGTTTGCGTCGGATCCCGCCTCAATGAGCGCTATGACGGCTTCGGCATTTTTATTTTTTACGGCCAGATGGAGCGGGGTCTTGCCTGTCTTTGTCCTTGAATCGGCCATGGCTCCATTTTTAAGCAGAAATGAGACCATCTCCTTTGAAGAATAAAGGGAGGCAAGATGGAGGGGCGAGGCTCCGTGAAAGTCTTTTGAACCTCCAAGCTGGGAGCTGATCCCGGCATAGTTCTTTATCAGGATGTCTGCCATCCTGACATTGCCGACAAGCGCGGCTGCGTGGAGTGGGGTGAGTGAGAAGGGTTTCGGTCCATCCTTATCTTCCACGTTTTTATCGATGCATTCGAGGCCGGAATATATGGCCCTCAGGATGTCGTCCTGGGACATGGCCTCCATTGCTGCTGAGTCGCCCCTGTCGATGATGTCGAAGATCACGTCATGGGCCCCCTGTTCTTCCCAGCCAAGCTCCCTTATTGTGCTGAACAGTCCCCGTTCGCTTATTCCGCTCATTTGCTGCTCATTTGCCGGGGGCTTTTTTGCCTCCTCCTGCCGGGTCGGGGCGTTTGGAGCGCTGCCGGCGGGTTTGGCATCCTTGTTTTCCGCCGGTGCAGTTCCCGCAGGCGTCCCGCATTCCATGCAAAATTTGGCTCCCGCCGGCAGTGCAGCCCCGCACTTCGCGCACACCGGCGTGAGTTCCGATCCGCATTCCATGCAGAATTTAGCTCCCGTCGGCAGGGCAGCCCCGCACTTTCCGCAAATCCTTTCCGTCATCTCAGCAACCTCCTTTTGTTTAATGGCTGTCTTTTGCAGCCCTTTTTCTAAAGTTTCTGTGCATTATTTCTTTTCCGTTAACGCAGCATGGTGACAGCAGAAGCGACATATACGGTTGACAGTTAACGTCTGCTTACTGCGCCTGCTGCTCTCAGAATTTTTGCCACCTCGGTAGCATTGTTTGCGAGAGCATAGTTTAGCGGTGTATATGTGTGACCTGTTTCGTCATACACTTCAGCATTTATGTCAGCACCAGCATTTATGAGTGCGACAGGAATATCTGTTGAATTAGCCATGGAAGCAAGATGTAGCGGCATCTCCCCGATTTTATTTTTAGCATTTACATTAGCGCCTGCATTTATGAGTGCTATGGCAATGTCAGTACGTCTTCTAAAGGAAGCTTCATGCAGCGGCGTCTTCTCCTCATAATCTATCATATTTAATTTAGCACCGGCATTTATGAGTGCGATCGCAACATCCGTATGTCCGTTATTGGAAGCTAAATGGAGCGGCGTTCTACCCCACTTATTTTTTGCATTTACATCAGCGCCGATATTTATGAGTGCGGTCACAATATCCGTATGTCCGTTCTGGGAAGCAGAATGCAACAGCGTACTCCCCTCATTCGTTTTTACTTTTACATCAGCGCCTGCATTTACGAGTGTAATGAAATTGTCATAATGTCCGTTCTGGGAAGCATAATGCAGCGGCGTACTCCCGTCATTCATTTTTGCATTTACATCAGACCCGGCATTTATCAATCGTCGGACGACTGCCCCGTTTTTGTCATTGGCAGCAGCAAGATGAAGCGGGGTGTTCCCGTCGTTTCTTGGGATGTAACAGAGTGCGCCGCTGTCCAGAAGCAGGAAGATGATTTTCGGTGAAAAATATCTGCAGGCCAAGTGCAGCGGGGTAGAACCAACCTTGCGGTCTGGGTCTTCTTCGATTGTTTTGTTGACGTCAGCCCCATTTTTGATCAGTTCTGCCGTTATCTTCAGGTTGCCAGTTATTATTGCGGCATGAAGGGGGGGGAGGCTCAAATATGCGTATGGGATGCCATCGTCACCTCCTGTTTTTACATACTCAAGCGTCGTGTAGGATATTTTTGATCTCTCCGACTTCATAAGGGCCTCCATTGCTGCTGCGTCGCCCCTGTCGATGATGCTGAAGATAATGT is a window encoding:
- a CDS encoding ankyrin repeat domain-containing protein, which encodes MTERICGKCGAALPTGAKFCMECGSELTPVCAKCGAALPAGAKFCMECGTPAGTAPAINEDAKPAGSDPNAPTRQEEAKKPVANEPQMSGISERGLFSTIRGLGWKEKGARDIIFSIIDRGDAAAMEALMKSERSKISYTTLEYVKTNDDGIPYAYLSLPPLHAAIITGNLKITAELIKNGADVNKTIEEDPDRNVGSTPLHLACKYFSPKIIFLLLDSGALCYIPRNDGNTPLHLAAANDKKGAVVRRLINAGADVNAKDNYGWTPLSCASKNGNLDVVIALMGAGADVNAKAKDDHCIIPLHLASNNGHTDIVTALINIGADINAKTKDKSTPLHSASIAGRTDIVIALINAGADVNSKRNDGWTPLHSASYNGLTDVAIALINAGADVNAISKYREIPLHFASENGHLDIVIALINAGAELNMKDYEGRTPLYFALRNRYTEVAKVLREAGAVS
- a CDS encoding ankyrin repeat domain-containing protein — protein: MTERTCGKCGAALPMGAKFCMECGSELQPVCAKCGAALPAGAKFCMECGTPAGTAPAENKDAKPAGSAPNAPTRQEEAKKPVANEPQMSGISERGLFSTIRELGWKEKGARDIIFSIIDRGDAAAMEALMKSERSKISYTTLEYVKTGGDDGIPYAYLSLPPLHAAIITGNLKITAELIKNGADVNKTIEEDPDRKVGSTPLHLACRYFSPKIIFLLLDSGALCYIPRNDGNTPLHLAAANDKNGAVVRRLINAGSDVNAKMNDGSTPLHYASQNGHYDNFITLVNAGADVKVKTNEGSTLLHSASQNGHTDIVTALINIGADVNAKNKWGRTPLHLASNNGHTDVAIALINAGAKLNMIDYEEKTPLHEASFRRRTDIAIALINAGANVNAKNKIGEMPLHLASMANSTDIPVALINAGADINAEVYDETGHTYTPLNYALANNATEVAKILRAAGAVSRR
- a CDS encoding ankyrin repeat domain-containing protein, translating into MTERICGKCGAALPTGAKFCMECGSELTPVCAKCGAALPAGAKFCMECGTPAGTAPAENKDAKPAGSAPNAPTRQEEAKKPPANEQQMSGISERGLFSTIRELGWEEQGAHDVIFDIIDRGDSAAMEAMSQDDILRAIYSGLECIDKNVEDKDGPKPFSLTPLHAAALVGNVRMADILIKNYAGISSQLGGSKDFHGASPLHLASLYSSKEMVSFLLKNGAMADSRTKTGKTPLHLAVKNKNAEAVIALIEAGSDANAADNDGWRPIHFAYANGNQDIFIALAKAGADTGLKTKSGLTPLHIVTKSGLLDFVEGLISKGFDVNAANDEGWTPIHFAYENGNEDIFTALAKAGADTGLKTKSGLTPLHITAKNGHMEFVKAFITKGFDVNAKDLDDDRTPLHHASFNGHTDIVKILVEAGADVNAKRKTGFTPLYLASGKGHLDIVNFLINAGADVNVKKNDGWTPLHSASQNGHLDVAIALINAGADVNAKKNDGWTPLHSASLAGHTDIVTAIINAGADVNAKEQKGGTPLHLASQNGDTDVPIALINAGADVNAADDDGWTPLQIASQQGHTDLVITLINAGADVNAKTDKGSTPLDIALRKNRTEVAKVLRGAGAVGS